One Bacteriovorax sp. PP10 DNA window includes the following coding sequences:
- a CDS encoding ATP-dependent Clp protease ATP-binding subunit encodes MNKFDSIVEGSLSIAQSEALKRKHSELTPEHLVYGLINNPQTFSSRSLKKYSKELETLLKNIPTTKTKLEMEHLKASSKFSEWLTYASSNAIQNGRQEVTETDLLKYLAQMLPEFKIDYNDLKTENAEGVTEKPNFLINLNELAESGKLDPVIGRSKEIRAVMEILGRRGKNNPVLVGPAGVGKTAIVEGLADAIVKGKVPDVLEGKTVYSLELGALMAGTKYRGEFEERLQTLLKFIKDQNGQAILFIDELHQLVGAGRTDGAMDAANLLKPALARGELHCIGATTPEEYQKYILNDSALDRRFRAVPVDEPTKEDAIEILMGIREKMEIHHGIKISDRAIYDAVFLSSQYIPDKNLPDKAIDLIDEASSALKLSAEAMPADLAELEGEIRTKKIYAKSQSKSSDIEKEIKQLEEKFQLGKEKWEHEVLALKKVSELKHQLERSKFELEQAQRTQDYEAASKLKYSVIPEIESQIANSHNTWVLSTQHIANVISRQKGIPVEKILKSKQEQILELEAYLKNKVFGQDEALHEISEVLVTAHAGLSDPSRPLGSFLLKGPSGVGKTETAKALAEFLFGSQDNLVRFDLSEFSEKHSVSKLIGAPAGYVGYEEGGVLTEAIRRKPYSVILFDEVEKAHRDFSDILLQILDDGRLTDNKGRTIDFKNTIILITTNSKDLEADFKPEVLGRLDAILTYNPLDTSIMANLIDRQVQMLNERLEGKELSIQLDKKVYEELAKRGYDPRFGARPLQSVFSQIVTRPLSKKVLEGHLEKGQMKGVWKNDENNQHIEFEMLQ; translated from the coding sequence ATGAACAAATTTGACAGCATCGTTGAGGGATCTCTATCCATTGCTCAAAGTGAAGCGCTTAAAAGAAAACATAGTGAACTAACTCCGGAACATCTGGTTTATGGATTGATCAACAACCCACAAACTTTTTCAAGTAGATCACTAAAAAAATACTCGAAAGAATTAGAAACTCTTTTGAAAAACATACCAACAACTAAAACTAAGTTGGAAATGGAGCATCTCAAGGCCAGCAGTAAATTCTCTGAGTGGCTGACTTATGCTTCATCAAACGCCATTCAAAACGGCCGTCAGGAAGTAACTGAGACCGACCTGCTGAAATATCTGGCGCAAATGCTGCCAGAATTTAAGATCGACTACAATGATCTTAAAACTGAAAATGCTGAGGGAGTCACTGAAAAGCCAAACTTCCTTATCAATCTTAACGAGCTTGCCGAGAGCGGGAAATTAGATCCTGTTATCGGCCGCTCGAAAGAGATCCGCGCCGTAATGGAAATTCTAGGACGTAGAGGAAAAAATAATCCTGTCCTAGTAGGACCTGCCGGTGTTGGTAAGACTGCGATCGTTGAAGGTTTAGCGGACGCTATCGTAAAAGGAAAAGTGCCTGATGTCTTAGAAGGTAAAACAGTTTACTCATTAGAGCTTGGTGCTTTAATGGCCGGAACAAAATACCGTGGTGAATTTGAAGAGAGATTACAAACTCTATTAAAATTTATTAAAGACCAAAACGGGCAAGCGATTCTTTTTATCGATGAGCTTCACCAACTTGTTGGTGCCGGAAGAACTGACGGGGCGATGGACGCAGCTAATTTATTAAAACCTGCTCTTGCACGTGGAGAGCTACATTGTATTGGGGCAACGACGCCCGAAGAGTATCAAAAATATATTCTGAATGATTCAGCTCTTGATCGACGTTTTCGTGCAGTTCCAGTGGATGAACCGACTAAAGAAGACGCGATTGAAATTTTGATGGGTATCAGAGAAAAGATGGAGATTCACCATGGAATTAAAATATCTGACAGAGCTATTTACGATGCTGTCTTTTTGTCTAGCCAGTATATCCCTGATAAAAACTTACCAGACAAAGCAATTGATCTTATCGATGAAGCGAGTTCAGCACTCAAATTATCCGCAGAAGCAATGCCTGCCGACCTCGCAGAACTAGAAGGTGAAATCAGAACGAAAAAAATCTACGCTAAGTCGCAGAGTAAATCGTCTGACATCGAAAAAGAAATTAAGCAGTTGGAAGAAAAATTTCAGTTAGGCAAAGAAAAATGGGAGCATGAAGTTTTAGCACTAAAGAAAGTTTCAGAGTTAAAACATCAATTAGAGAGATCTAAGTTTGAGCTGGAACAAGCTCAGCGCACTCAGGACTATGAAGCTGCCTCGAAATTAAAATATTCAGTGATTCCAGAAATTGAATCACAAATAGCAAACTCACATAATACATGGGTTCTTTCTACACAGCATATTGCCAATGTTATTTCGCGCCAAAAAGGGATTCCTGTTGAGAAGATTTTAAAATCTAAACAAGAGCAAATCCTTGAACTGGAAGCATATTTAAAAAATAAGGTCTTTGGACAAGATGAAGCTCTACACGAGATTTCGGAAGTACTGGTGACCGCTCATGCGGGTTTATCTGATCCATCGAGACCATTGGGTTCTTTCTTATTAAAAGGGCCATCTGGTGTCGGTAAAACGGAGACAGCAAAAGCACTTGCTGAATTCTTATTCGGTTCTCAGGACAACCTAGTTCGTTTCGACCTTTCAGAGTTTTCGGAAAAACATTCCGTCTCGAAACTGATTGGTGCGCCTGCAGGTTATGTAGGTTACGAAGAAGGTGGTGTTCTAACCGAAGCGATCAGAAGAAAACCATACTCGGTTATTTTATTTGATGAGGTTGAAAAGGCCCATCGCGACTTCTCTGATATTCTGTTACAGATTTTAGATGATGGTCGTTTGACGGACAACAAAGGTCGCACTATTGATTTTAAGAACACGATCATTTTAATCACGACTAACTCGAAAGATTTAGAAGCTGATTTTAAACCCGAAGTTCTTGGACGCCTTGATGCGATTTTAACGTACAACCCACTTGATACTTCAATCATGGCAAACCTGATTGATCGACAAGTTCAAATGTTAAATGAAAGACTGGAAGGTAAAGAGCTTTCAATTCAGTTAGACAAAAAAGTCTACGAAGAGTTAGCTAAACGCGGTTATGACCCTCGTTTCGGTGCACGCCCTCTTCAATCGGTCTTCTCTCAGATTGTCACTCGCCCACTGTCTAAAAAAGTGCTCGAAGGACATTTGGAAAAAGGTCAGATGAAAGGTGTGTGGAAAAACGATGAGAACAATCAGCACATCGAATTCGAAATGCTTCAATAA
- a CDS encoding DUF3820 family protein encodes MNFEQNDLIKLTTVTMPFGKYQGRLLIDLPESYVLWFYDQGFPKGELGTLLGLLYEIKLNGLDDLINPLKDYK; translated from the coding sequence ATGAATTTTGAACAAAACGATTTAATAAAACTCACCACTGTGACCATGCCTTTTGGTAAGTATCAGGGAAGGCTACTCATAGATCTTCCTGAAAGTTACGTCCTATGGTTTTACGATCAAGGTTTCCCAAAAGGGGAACTTGGAACACTTCTAGGTCTTTTATATGAGATTAAGCTCAACGGACTGGATGATTTAATCAATCCATTAAAAGACTATAAGTGA
- the recQ gene encoding DNA helicase RecQ, translating into MRDQKLHHILKETFGYDNFRFEQYNIINSILDGKDTLAIMPTGGGKSLCYQIPALYLDGVTLVISPLISLMHDQVMNLKEYGVEAVFLNSSQNYGEAQKAKAKILNGTVKIIYVSPEGILSGALAGFFDQINVSLIAIDEAHCVSQWGHEFRKDYTRLGELKERFPDVPVIALTATADAKTRVDITNQLHMKAPSVFVSSFDRPNIKYMILERSDEIKQLDEFIKTHHPDDTGIVYCLSRDKVERVATALNKLGYKAVPYHAGLSQNERALNQELFNIEEKIIVVATIAFGMGIDRPDVRFVAHLDLPKSIESYYQETGRAGRDGKASTAWMIYGLQDIVKLSQMLETTDADENYKKVARFKLDCMLALCEAAACRRSYLLRYFGEIGAETCGYCDSCIEPPTLWDATVDAQKMLSTIYRTNQSFGAGHIIDVIRGSKNQKINDRNHHALSVYGIGKDQPKEHWNSVLRQLLNLNYIHIKNWEYRSLALTSKAQEILTGKIKLELRKQDESVARAKTAAKQDKKRVASKTTGAAHGQNELFDALKDLRNRLAKEKNLPSYIVFNDKSLHDMCALRPRNASEFLMVHGVGQNKLENYGTVFIDTINKFL; encoded by the coding sequence ATGAGAGACCAAAAACTTCACCACATTTTGAAAGAAACATTCGGGTATGATAATTTCAGATTCGAGCAGTACAACATCATCAATTCAATTTTAGATGGTAAAGACACGCTTGCAATTATGCCTACCGGTGGTGGTAAGTCTTTGTGTTACCAAATCCCGGCCTTGTATCTTGATGGAGTGACATTAGTTATCTCTCCATTAATTTCTCTTATGCACGATCAGGTTATGAACTTGAAAGAGTATGGGGTAGAAGCAGTCTTTTTAAATTCATCTCAAAATTACGGTGAAGCTCAAAAAGCAAAAGCTAAAATTTTAAATGGTACTGTTAAAATTATCTACGTTTCACCCGAGGGAATCCTAAGTGGTGCTCTGGCGGGATTCTTTGATCAGATTAATGTTTCACTTATCGCCATTGATGAGGCCCACTGTGTGTCTCAATGGGGACATGAGTTCAGAAAAGACTATACACGCTTAGGTGAATTGAAAGAAAGATTCCCTGACGTTCCGGTGATTGCATTAACTGCTACGGCAGATGCAAAAACAAGAGTTGATATTACCAATCAGTTACATATGAAAGCGCCTTCGGTTTTTGTTTCATCATTTGATCGTCCGAATATTAAATACATGATCCTTGAGCGCAGTGATGAAATTAAGCAGCTTGATGAGTTTATTAAAACTCACCATCCCGATGATACGGGGATTGTTTACTGTCTATCGCGCGATAAAGTTGAGCGTGTTGCAACCGCTTTAAATAAACTTGGGTACAAAGCTGTTCCATATCATGCTGGTCTTTCTCAAAATGAAAGAGCGTTGAATCAGGAACTCTTTAACATTGAAGAAAAAATCATCGTTGTTGCTACCATCGCTTTTGGGATGGGGATCGACAGACCTGACGTTCGTTTTGTGGCCCATCTTGATTTACCAAAAAGTATTGAGAGTTATTACCAGGAAACGGGGCGAGCGGGCCGTGATGGAAAGGCCTCTACTGCATGGATGATCTATGGTCTTCAGGACATTGTGAAGCTTTCACAAATGCTCGAGACAACTGACGCCGATGAAAATTATAAAAAAGTTGCACGCTTTAAATTAGATTGCATGCTTGCTTTATGTGAAGCGGCCGCTTGTCGAAGAAGTTATCTGCTTCGCTACTTTGGCGAGATTGGAGCAGAGACTTGCGGGTATTGTGATTCTTGTATCGAACCACCAACTCTTTGGGACGCAACTGTCGATGCTCAAAAAATGCTATCTACTATCTATAGAACCAATCAGTCCTTTGGTGCCGGTCACATAATCGATGTTATTCGCGGAAGTAAAAACCAAAAGATTAATGATAGAAATCATCATGCGCTTTCAGTTTATGGAATTGGAAAGGATCAGCCTAAGGAGCACTGGAATAGTGTTCTAAGACAGCTTTTAAACCTTAATTACATCCATATAAAAAATTGGGAGTACAGAAGCCTTGCTTTAACCAGCAAAGCTCAGGAAATCCTTACAGGTAAAATTAAGCTTGAATTAAGAAAGCAGGATGAATCGGTGGCCCGTGCTAAAACGGCCGCGAAACAAGATAAGAAAAGAGTGGCCTCGAAAACCACAGGCGCTGCTCACGGTCAAAATGAACTTTTTGATGCTCTTAAAGATCTTAGGAATCGTCTGGCAAAAGAGAAGAATCTCCCTTCTTATATTGTTTTCAATGATAAATCGCTGCACGACATGTGCGCTTTAAGACCTAGAAACGCTTCGGAGTTTTTAATGGTCCATGGGGTTGGGCAAAATAAGCTGGAAAATTACGGGACTGTATTTATTGATACTATAAATAAATTTTTGTAG
- a CDS encoding DUF1993 domain-containing protein, whose product MIYELTVTQFIKTLKNMDSFFEKAAGYADSKKFDVDVLLQSRLAPDQFNLIRQVQIACDTAKLGASRLTGKAAPSNDDSEKTLAEVKARIQSTIAYLESFKPEDYKNAATATITQPRWEGKTLTGNEYVIHHMIPNLYFHVTTAYAILRHNGVDVGKKDFLGAMPYKLP is encoded by the coding sequence ATGATTTATGAACTTACAGTAACTCAATTTATCAAAACTTTAAAAAATATGGACTCTTTTTTCGAAAAAGCAGCTGGATATGCTGACTCTAAAAAATTCGATGTTGATGTTCTTCTTCAATCAAGACTTGCACCAGATCAGTTTAACCTAATCAGACAAGTACAGATTGCTTGTGACACAGCAAAACTAGGAGCTTCTCGTTTAACTGGAAAAGCTGCTCCATCTAACGATGACAGTGAAAAAACTTTAGCTGAAGTTAAAGCTCGTATTCAGTCGACGATTGCATACCTTGAAAGCTTCAAACCAGAAGATTACAAAAATGCAGCAACAGCGACGATCACTCAACCACGTTGGGAAGGTAAGACGCTTACAGGAAATGAATATGTAATTCACCATATGATTCCGAATCTTTATTTTCACGTGACAACTGCTTACGCGATTTTAAGACACAATGGTGTTGATGTGGGTAAGAAAGACTTTTTAGGGGCAATGCCTTACAAGCTTCCATAA